The Arachis hypogaea cultivar Tifrunner chromosome 16, arahy.Tifrunner.gnm2.J5K5, whole genome shotgun sequence genome contains a region encoding:
- the LOC112755082 gene encoding peroxidase 55, with translation MKKIWVVLVAMFMISVSKGEGKLVENFYGQTCPNVESIVTQAVTTKFHQTITTGQATLRLFFHDCFVQGCDASVMIATANGDAEKDASENLSLAGDGFDTVIKAKAAVEASCPGVVSCADILALATRDVIGLLGGPSYRVELGRRDGLVSKASSVDSNLPKASFNLNQLNKMFSKHNLTQTDMIALSGAHTVGFSHCNQFSNRLYSFQSSSHVDPTLDPSYAQQLKSDCPQSVDPSVVIALDPQTSFAFDNLYYKSLVSGQGLLGSDQTLFTDPKSQATVVEFANNQNEFFVAFVAAMRKLGRVGVKTGNDGEIRRDCTTFNS, from the exons atgaagaagatatGGGTTGTGTTAGTGGCTATGTTCATGATTAGTGTGTCTAAAGGAGAAGGGAAATTAGTGGAGAATTTTTATGGTCAAACTTGTCCAAACGTTGAATCAATTGTGACACAGGCAGTTACCACTAAGTTTCATCAAACTATCACAACAGGACAAGCAACTCTGCGTTTGTTCTTCCATGATTGCTTTGTTCAG GGTTGTGATGCGTCAGTGATGATAGCGACGGCAAATGGGGATGCAGAAAAGGATGCCTCAGAAAATCTCTCACTGGCAGGAGATGGCTTTGATACAGTTATTAAGGCCAAAGCCGCCGTTGAAGCCTCATGTCCCGGCGTTGTTTCTTGCGCAGACATTTTGGCACTCGCTACCAGAGATGTTATAGGCTTG CTTGGTGGCCCTTCATACAGAGTAGAACTTGGACGCAGAGATGGACTTGTTTCCAAGGCATCAAGTGTGGACTCTAACCTTCCGAAAGCAAGTTTCAACCTTAACCAACTAAACAAAATGTTCTCAAAACACAACCTCACCCAAACCGACATGATTGCGCTCTCAGGAGCACACACCGTTGGCTTCTCACACTGCAACCAATTCTCAAACCGTTTGTACTCCTTCCAATCCTCGTCCCACGTGGACCCCACCCTTGATCCAAGCTATGCACAACAACTTAAATCAGATTGCCCTCAAAGCGTTGACCCAAGCGTGGTCATAGCTCTGGATCCCCAAACATCCTTCGCTTTCGACAACTTGTATTACAAAAGCTTGGTTTCCGGCCAAGGGCTGTTGGGATCGGACCAGACTCTGTTTACGGACCCGAAGTCGCAGGCTACGGTTGTTGAGTTTGCGAATAACCAGAATGAGTTCTTTGTGGCCTTTGTTGCGGCCATGAGGAAGCTTGGAAGGGTGGGTGTCAAGACTGGTAATGATGGAGAGATTAGAAGAGACTGTACAACATTCAATTCATGA